The Blattabacterium cuenoti genome includes a region encoding these proteins:
- the greA gene encoding transcription elongation factor GreA produces MAKFEYITKEGLKKLQKEIERLENIERPKISMQIAEARDKGDLSENAEYDAIKEAQGFLEMNIAKLKKKLSNARIIDGSQINRSRVSILSTVRVKNLTYGGEQIYTLVPEGEADLKSGKISINTPISTGLLGKQVGQIAHIKLPNKMILDYEILEIAFSE; encoded by the coding sequence ATGGCAAAATTTGAATATATAACTAAAGAAGGATTAAAAAAATTGCAAAAAGAAATAGAGAGACTAGAAAATATAGAACGTCCAAAAATATCGATGCAAATCGCAGAAGCAAGAGATAAAGGGGATCTTTCAGAAAATGCAGAATATGATGCAATAAAAGAAGCACAAGGATTTTTGGAAATGAATATAGCTAAGTTAAAAAAAAAACTATCCAACGCACGTATTATAGATGGGTCACAAATAAATAGAAGCAGAGTTTCTATTCTTTCTACAGTAAGAGTGAAGAATTTAACTTATGGAGGTGAACAAATATACACTTTAGTTCCAGAAGGAGAAGCTGATTTGAAATCAGGTAAGATTTCCATAAATACTCCTATATCCACAGGATTACTTGGTAAACAAGTAGGACAAATTGCTCATATTAAATTGCCTAATAAAATGATACTTGATTATGAAATTTTAGAAATAGCATTTAGTGAATAA
- a CDS encoding ATP-dependent helicase, whose translation MSLNSFQRKIIETINGPILVLAGAGSGKTRVITYRIVHMIQNIGISPSNILALTFTKKSAKEMKDRISNMMDQKNLDQITLGTFHSVFSILLRKESHWLGYKPNYTIYDQRDSENVIKKILEDINLDISLSPKEIIRIISEYKNNLYINKKNNRESECLAKIYKSYVKRCLQAEALDFDDILLHTNHLFSYFPNVLRKYQDKFKYILIDEYQDTNLSQNTIIKSLASQHKNLFVVGDDAQSIYAFRGANILNILNFHLDYENAKIFRLEQNYRSTHHIVQASNNIISFNKNQILKKIWTNNEKGEKVKIYCAFSEKEEAQYIASSILSIKEKTKYHYKNIVILYRANIQSNIIEYALKEKNIPYKIYGSISFEKRKEIRDLLAYLRIITNSNDEESLLRILKKINKKTIKTILDLSKKIKIKIYKIIKNIENYQYVLNINKKTKNKLNNLILTIEKLRKIEKKDAYTIAKEIVDFLLSEDPKNYNRKDFQSILNNIFFYVNEQKKLKGDISLSGFLQYFYLDLDEDMNDEENKVSLMTVHLSKGLEFSIVFIAGLEENLFPSKSSFLDNQKIEEERRLFYVALTRARKKAVLTYAKYRFLWGERKKNIPSRFINELDKNFIDIENQNSISSEKKEKNTPLNHKHYEEMDFKIGVKVFHKNFGIGIILELQNENKIALIKFRKSGKKRILLKLALDKLIVYS comes from the coding sequence ATGTCTCTAAATAGTTTTCAACGGAAAATTATAGAAACCATCAATGGACCTATACTCGTTCTTGCTGGGGCAGGATCGGGAAAAACTCGTGTAATTACATATCGCATTGTTCATATGATTCAAAATATAGGAATCAGTCCTTCTAATATATTGGCTTTAACTTTCACTAAAAAATCTGCTAAAGAAATGAAGGATAGAATTTCTAATATGATGGATCAAAAAAATCTGGATCAAATCACATTGGGAACTTTTCATTCTGTATTTTCTATTCTTTTGAGAAAAGAATCTCATTGGTTAGGATACAAACCAAATTACACTATTTATGATCAAAGAGATTCAGAAAATGTAATAAAAAAAATATTAGAGGATATTAATTTGGATATTTCTTTGTCTCCTAAAGAAATAATAAGAATCATATCTGAATACAAAAATAACTTATACATCAATAAAAAAAATAATAGAGAATCAGAATGTTTAGCGAAAATATATAAATCTTACGTCAAACGTTGTTTACAAGCAGAAGCATTAGATTTTGATGATATTTTGTTACATACCAATCACTTATTCTCTTATTTTCCAAATGTTCTACGAAAATATCAAGATAAATTTAAATACATATTAATTGATGAATATCAAGACACTAATTTATCTCAAAATACAATCATAAAAAGTTTAGCTTCTCAGCACAAAAACCTTTTTGTAGTAGGAGATGACGCTCAAAGTATTTATGCTTTTCGTGGTGCAAATATTTTGAATATTTTAAATTTTCATCTTGATTATGAGAATGCTAAAATTTTTCGTTTAGAGCAAAATTATCGTTCTACTCATCACATAGTTCAAGCTTCTAATAACATTATTTCTTTCAACAAGAATCAAATTTTAAAAAAAATATGGACAAACAATGAAAAAGGAGAAAAAGTAAAAATATATTGTGCTTTTTCCGAAAAAGAAGAAGCACAATATATTGCTTCTTCTATTCTTTCAATCAAAGAAAAAACAAAATATCATTATAAAAACATCGTTATTCTTTATAGAGCAAATATTCAATCGAATATTATAGAATACGCACTGAAAGAAAAAAATATACCTTATAAGATCTATGGATCCATTTCATTTGAAAAACGAAAAGAAATCAGAGATTTATTGGCTTATTTGAGGATCATTACTAATTCAAATGATGAAGAGTCTTTATTACGTATTCTTAAAAAGATAAATAAAAAAACTATTAAAACTATATTAGACTTATCTAAAAAGATAAAAATAAAAATTTACAAAATAATAAAAAATATAGAAAACTATCAATATGTATTGAATATAAACAAAAAAACAAAAAATAAACTTAATAATTTAATTCTTACAATAGAAAAGTTACGAAAAATAGAGAAGAAAGATGCATATACAATAGCAAAAGAGATTGTGGATTTTTTATTATCAGAAGATCCGAAAAATTACAATAGAAAAGATTTCCAATCTATACTTAACAATATATTTTTTTACGTTAACGAACAGAAAAAATTAAAAGGAGATATCAGCTTATCTGGATTTTTACAATATTTTTATTTGGATCTTGATGAAGATATGAATGATGAAGAAAATAAGGTTTCATTAATGACGGTTCATTTATCTAAAGGATTGGAATTTTCTATTGTTTTTATTGCAGGATTAGAAGAAAATCTATTCCCTTCAAAATCCAGTTTTTTAGACAACCAAAAAATAGAAGAAGAACGTCGTTTATTCTATGTCGCTTTAACTAGAGCTCGAAAAAAAGCTGTGCTTACTTATGCAAAGTATAGATTTTTATGGGGAGAAAGAAAAAAGAATATTCCTAGTCGTTTTATTAACGAATTGGATAAAAATTTTATTGATATAGAAAATCAGAATTCTATATCTTCAGAAAAAAAAGAAAAAAATACTCCATTGAATCACAAACATTATGAAGAAATGGATTTCAAAATAGGAGTCAAAGTTTTTCACAAAAATTTTGGAATTGGTATAATTTTAGAATTACAAAATGAAAATAAAATAGCTCTAATTAAATTTAGAAAATCAGGAAAAAAAAGAATACTACTCAAATTAGCATTAGATAAGCTAATTGTTTATTCATAA
- the recG gene encoding ATP-dependent DNA helicase RecG, with amino-acid sequence MSCNILQKSIEHLKGLSLRKAHLFNTELKLHTYEDLLSFYPKGYIHLPTLKNISELSKNNNNDFVQILGEITNIEEINYKKRKIWIARLEDQTGFIELVWFQKTNFLKNVKKNITIIVYGKIKCFQEKIQIIHPNIQYLEKNYSIYPVYSIPSNLKKKGINNSFIINLLKNLIEESKNDIDEFFFQEFLEKKLMSRKKALIQIHFPESLDSLLQAQYSLKFEELFLLKLFFLSRKKAASSQPFPKLGKNFHNFYKHSLPFTLTEEQKKVLKEIWNDLKKPIQMNRLLQGEVGCGKTIIAILSMLIALDNGFQSCLMAPTEVLAIQHFFSIKKMFSTIGIKIALLTSSTSDSIRKCLYHEIFTGKISILIGTHALIQEKVQFKNLGLAIIDEEQRFGVEQRAKIWKKEDKFPHILIMTATPIPRTLAKIIYHDLNISIIKELPLGRKSVKTIHFWSKNRDRAFEIVKNQISKGRQVYIIYPTINTSLKKKNMNLMRGYQEIKEKFKNLENRIGILHGEMNFQEKNIQMSRFLRGETKIMIATTVIEVGVDVPNASVILIENANFFGLSQLHQLRGRVGRGIHQSYCILITDQKISIEGLFRIKKMCETNEGLEIAKEDLKLRGGGDLIGTQQSGKNYFRIVNLIKDYKLIKDVFPIAQNFFHKNPDFLKNTKNIFYKYYKMNGKFKK; translated from the coding sequence ATGTCCTGCAATATTCTTCAAAAATCTATAGAACATTTAAAAGGATTAAGTTTAAGAAAAGCTCATTTATTTAATACTGAATTAAAACTTCACACATACGAAGATTTATTATCTTTTTATCCAAAAGGATATATACATCTACCTACATTAAAAAATATATCAGAATTATCAAAAAATAATAATAATGATTTTGTCCAAATATTAGGAGAAATAACAAATATAGAAGAAATAAATTATAAAAAAAGAAAAATATGGATTGCCCGTTTAGAAGATCAAACAGGTTTCATCGAATTAGTATGGTTTCAAAAAACCAATTTCTTAAAAAATGTAAAAAAAAACATTACAATAATAGTTTACGGTAAAATTAAATGTTTTCAAGAAAAAATTCAGATTATTCATCCGAATATCCAATATTTGGAAAAAAATTATTCCATATATCCAGTCTACTCTATTCCCAGTAATTTGAAAAAAAAAGGAATTAATAATTCTTTCATCATCAATTTATTGAAAAATTTGATAGAAGAATCGAAAAATGATATAGATGAATTTTTTTTCCAAGAGTTTCTTGAAAAAAAATTAATGTCAAGAAAAAAGGCTTTGATTCAAATTCACTTTCCAGAATCTTTAGATAGTTTATTACAAGCACAATATTCTTTAAAATTTGAAGAGTTATTTTTGTTAAAATTATTTTTTTTATCAAGAAAAAAAGCGGCATCCAGTCAACCATTTCCAAAACTAGGAAAAAATTTTCATAATTTTTACAAACATTCTTTGCCTTTTACTCTAACAGAAGAACAAAAAAAAGTGCTTAAGGAAATATGGAATGACTTGAAAAAACCTATTCAAATGAATAGGTTATTACAAGGAGAAGTAGGATGTGGAAAAACCATAATAGCTATATTATCAATGCTCATTGCTTTAGACAACGGGTTTCAATCCTGTTTAATGGCTCCTACTGAAGTATTGGCTATACAACATTTTTTTTCTATAAAAAAAATGTTTTCAACAATTGGGATTAAAATAGCTTTGTTAACAAGTTCTACTTCTGATTCTATACGAAAATGTCTTTATCATGAAATATTTACAGGAAAAATTTCCATTTTAATAGGAACTCATGCTTTGATTCAAGAAAAAGTTCAATTTAAAAATTTGGGATTAGCAATTATAGATGAAGAACAACGTTTTGGAGTGGAACAAAGAGCTAAAATTTGGAAAAAAGAAGATAAATTTCCTCATATTTTGATTATGACAGCCACACCTATTCCTAGAACCCTAGCAAAAATTATTTATCATGATTTAAATATTTCAATTATCAAAGAATTACCTTTAGGAAGAAAATCTGTTAAAACTATCCATTTTTGGAGCAAAAATAGAGATAGAGCTTTTGAAATAGTAAAAAATCAAATTTCAAAAGGAAGACAGGTCTACATTATATATCCCACTATAAATACTTCTTTAAAAAAGAAAAACATGAATTTAATGAGAGGATATCAAGAAATTAAAGAAAAATTTAAAAATTTAGAAAACAGAATTGGAATTCTTCATGGAGAAATGAATTTTCAAGAGAAAAATATACAAATGAGCCGATTTTTACGTGGAGAAACTAAAATTATGATAGCTACTACAGTTATAGAAGTCGGAGTAGATGTCCCCAATGCATCAGTTATTTTAATAGAAAATGCAAATTTTTTTGGATTATCTCAATTACATCAATTAAGAGGAAGAGTAGGAAGAGGAATTCATCAAAGTTATTGTATTCTTATTACTGATCAAAAAATAAGTATAGAAGGTCTTTTTAGAATCAAAAAAATGTGTGAAACAAATGAAGGGTTAGAAATAGCAAAAGAAGATCTAAAATTGCGTGGAGGAGGTGATTTGATAGGAACTCAACAAAGCGGAAAAAATTACTTTCGTATTGTAAATCTTATAAAAGATTATAAATTGATAAAAGATGTATTTCCAATTGCTCAAAATTTTTTTCACAAAAATCCTGATTTTTTAAAAAACACAAAAAATATTTTTTATAAATATTATAAAATGAATGGAAAATTCAAAAAATAA
- the murA gene encoding UDP-N-acetylglucosamine 1-carboxyvinyltransferase, whose amino-acid sequence MGTFKIKGGFPLKGEIKPQGAKNESLQVLCAVLLTQDKLRIKNIPEIGDVKCLMQILKDLGVLIKRNDIGDYTFQAKNINIEYLNTKKFREYGKSIRGSIMIAGPLLARFGKVCIPIPGGDRIGRRRLDPHLTGLKSLGSHICYHHEYKYFNLHTNNRILNGSYILMEEASVTGTANIIMAATLAKGETTIYNAACEPYIQQLCKLLNKMGAKITGIGSNLINITGVKELGGYCTHTILPDMVEIGSWIGLAAITCSEIRIKNVSWKNLGIIPKTFQKMGIKLEKKKDDIYIPSQKSYRIKKLLNNAILTISDSPWPGLTPDLLSILTVVATQAKGSVLIHQKMFESRLFFVDKLIEMGAQIILCDPHRATIIGLNHQSHLRGSILNSPDIRAGISLLIAALSAKGTSLIKNIEQIDRGYENIDQRLRILGANILRME is encoded by the coding sequence ATGGGAACTTTTAAAATTAAAGGAGGATTCCCTTTAAAAGGAGAAATAAAACCACAAGGAGCTAAGAATGAGTCTTTACAGGTTTTATGTGCTGTATTACTAACTCAAGATAAATTAAGAATAAAAAATATTCCAGAAATAGGGGATGTAAAGTGTTTAATGCAAATTCTTAAAGATTTAGGAGTTTTAATCAAGAGAAATGATATTGGAGATTATACTTTTCAAGCAAAAAACATCAATATTGAATATTTAAACACAAAAAAATTTCGTGAATACGGAAAATCAATTAGAGGTTCCATTATGATAGCAGGACCTTTACTTGCTAGATTTGGTAAAGTTTGTATTCCAATTCCTGGAGGAGATAGAATAGGAAGACGACGTTTGGATCCTCATTTAACAGGATTAAAATCATTAGGTAGCCATATCTGTTATCATCATGAATACAAATACTTTAATTTGCATACAAACAATAGAATTTTGAACGGAAGTTATATTTTAATGGAAGAAGCTTCTGTGACTGGAACAGCTAATATTATAATGGCTGCAACTTTAGCTAAAGGGGAAACTACTATTTATAATGCTGCTTGTGAACCCTATATTCAGCAATTATGCAAATTGTTAAACAAAATGGGAGCTAAAATAACAGGAATAGGATCTAACTTGATTAATATAACCGGAGTGAAAGAATTAGGTGGATATTGTACACATACCATATTACCGGATATGGTAGAAATAGGGAGTTGGATAGGTTTAGCTGCTATTACTTGTTCTGAGATACGAATTAAAAATGTTAGTTGGAAAAATTTAGGAATCATTCCAAAAACATTCCAAAAAATGGGAATCAAATTAGAAAAAAAAAAAGATGATATTTATATCCCATCACAAAAATCTTATCGAATTAAAAAATTATTAAATAATGCGATATTAACAATATCTGATTCTCCATGGCCTGGTTTAACACCTGATTTATTAAGTATTTTGACTGTGGTAGCTACTCAAGCTAAAGGAAGTGTTTTAATTCATCAAAAAATGTTCGAAAGTAGATTATTTTTTGTAGATAAACTTATTGAAATGGGAGCGCAAATCATACTATGTGATCCTCATAGAGCAACTATTATTGGATTAAATCATCAATCTCATTTACGAGGATCCATACTAAACTCTCCAGATATAAGAGCAGGAATATCTCTCTTGATAGCTGCTCTTTCTGCTAAAGGAACTAGTCTTATTAAAAACATAGAACAAATAGATAGAGGATATGAAAATATAGATCAAAGATTACGAATTTTGGGTGCTAATATTTTAAGAATGGAATAA
- a CDS encoding DUF4290 domain-containing protein, giving the protein MEYNTNRFKLVIPEYGRNIHKMIDYAIKIKDRKKRNRCAWSIIKLMTDSTHPKFNKSIPYFQHKLWNQLFIMSNYQLDIDPPFPKPSPEKIKILSYKRVVYPEYLTNFRYYGKIIRNMIHVAIHCKNRQKKEGLFYAIANTMKKNYLRWNKNIVEDDIIFKDLKELSKGKICLMNTDPLLQCSHILKSKRKKTLKKQKEKVV; this is encoded by the coding sequence ATGGAATATAACACTAATCGTTTCAAATTGGTGATACCAGAATATGGTAGAAACATTCATAAAATGATAGACTATGCAATCAAAATAAAAGATAGAAAAAAAAGAAATCGTTGTGCATGGAGTATTATAAAATTAATGACAGATTCTACTCATCCTAAGTTCAACAAATCAATTCCTTATTTTCAACATAAATTGTGGAATCAATTATTTATTATGTCTAATTATCAATTAGATATAGACCCTCCTTTTCCTAAACCAAGTCCAGAAAAAATAAAAATTTTATCTTATAAAAGAGTAGTCTATCCTGAATATTTAACTAATTTTAGATATTATGGAAAAATAATTAGAAACATGATACATGTAGCAATTCATTGTAAAAATAGACAAAAAAAAGAAGGATTGTTTTATGCAATAGCTAATACAATGAAGAAAAATTATTTGAGATGGAATAAAAATATAGTAGAAGATGATATAATATTTAAAGATTTAAAAGAACTTTCTAAAGGAAAAATATGTTTAATGAATACAGATCCATTGCTGCAATGTTCTCATATTTTGAAGTCTAAAAGAAAAAAAACATTAAAAAAACAAAAAGAAAAAGTTGTATAA
- a CDS encoding cation diffusion facilitator family transporter gives MDDSKKIKLNLNLQKIICFVAIVFFLIKLITWYITSSLSIFSDAMESLINIISGFIGLCSLYISSLPKDQNHPYGHGKIEFISTAIEGVLIFIVGITIFINTFIRVKHHMHGVFLSRLNYGVILMSFTAIINYLLGFLACKIGHKNGALTLVASGKHLQIDTYSTFGIVVGLILLNITKWIWIDPIISIIFSSVILYTGLKLLRNATAGIMDESDKKLLKKLSFYLNEKRDVHWIDLHHLKVIKYGSALHVDCHLTVPWFFNIKEANQEVNKLTQLTKNEFGSKVELSVHVEACSNNHCIFCFNHSCQVRQNFFQKKILWTLDKTSYYNNNDKTKSY, from the coding sequence ATGGATGATTCAAAAAAAATTAAACTGAATCTTAATTTACAGAAAATAATTTGTTTTGTAGCTATTGTTTTCTTTTTGATCAAATTAATTACTTGGTATATAACTTCTTCTCTTTCCATATTTAGTGACGCAATGGAAAGCTTAATCAATATAATTAGTGGATTTATTGGATTATGTAGTCTTTATATATCTTCTTTACCTAAAGATCAAAATCATCCATATGGTCATGGAAAAATAGAATTTATATCAACTGCGATAGAAGGTGTATTAATTTTTATTGTAGGGATAACAATTTTTATAAACACTTTTATACGTGTTAAACATCATATGCATGGAGTTTTTTTATCTAGATTAAATTATGGAGTGATTTTAATGTCTTTTACTGCTATTATTAACTATTTATTAGGATTTTTAGCATGTAAAATAGGACATAAAAATGGAGCTTTAACATTGGTAGCCAGTGGAAAACATCTTCAAATAGATACCTATTCTACTTTTGGTATTGTTGTAGGACTAATTTTATTAAATATCACTAAATGGATATGGATAGATCCTATTATTTCTATAATTTTTTCATCTGTAATTTTGTATACTGGATTAAAATTATTAAGGAATGCTACAGCTGGAATTATGGATGAATCCGATAAAAAACTTCTAAAAAAGTTATCTTTCTATCTCAATGAAAAAAGGGATGTTCATTGGATTGATCTTCATCATTTAAAAGTTATTAAATATGGGAGTGCTTTGCATGTTGATTGTCATCTAACCGTTCCATGGTTCTTTAATATAAAAGAGGCGAATCAAGAAGTCAATAAATTGACTCAATTAACTAAAAATGAATTCGGATCTAAAGTAGAATTATCTGTTCATGTAGAAGCATGTTCTAATAATCATTGTATATTTTGTTTTAATCATTCATGTCAAGTAAGACAAAATTTTTTTCAAAAAAAAATTCTTTGGACTTTAGATAAAACATCATATTATAATAATAATGACAAGACTAAATCTTATTAG